One window of the Carnobacterium maltaromaticum DSM 20342 genome contains the following:
- the phoU gene encoding phosphate signaling complex protein PhoU, producing MRRVFEEELNDLHLRFSEMGMMVNEAIYKSVKAFINHDKELASEVIKSDQAINARELDLEKRSFEMIALQQPVTTDLRIIVTVMKASSDLERMADHAVSIAKSTIRVKGNKRIPEIEAEIAEMADKVKVMVEDVLEAYVKNDAKRAKKIAAMDSEVDIYFKKIYKNCIEEMKSNSEIVVGASDYMLVAGYLERIGDYVTNICEWIVYLSTGKVSELNSTNKK from the coding sequence ATGAGACGTGTCTTTGAGGAAGAATTAAACGATTTACATTTACGCTTTTCAGAAATGGGTATGATGGTAAATGAAGCTATCTATAAATCTGTTAAAGCTTTTATTAATCATGATAAGGAATTGGCCTCTGAGGTTATAAAAAGTGACCAAGCCATAAATGCACGCGAGTTAGATTTAGAAAAACGTAGCTTTGAAATGATTGCTTTGCAACAGCCAGTTACAACTGATTTACGTATTATTGTAACGGTTATGAAAGCTAGCTCAGATTTAGAGAGAATGGCAGATCATGCAGTTAGTATTGCTAAATCTACGATTCGTGTAAAAGGGAATAAACGCATTCCAGAAATTGAGGCAGAAATTGCTGAAATGGCCGATAAAGTTAAAGTAATGGTGGAAGATGTACTGGAAGCTTATGTTAAAAATGATGCCAAAAGAGCGAAAAAAATTGCTGCTATGGATTCTGAAGTAGATATTTATTTCAAAAAAATCTATAAAAATTGTATTGAAGAAATGAAGAGTAACTCTGAAATCGTTGTTGGAGCTTCTGATTATATGTTAGTAGCTGGTTATTTAGAACGAATTGGTGACTACGTAACAAATATCTGTGAGTGGATTGTTTATCTTTCTACAGGTAAAGTATCTGAATTAAATTCTACAAATAAAAAATAA
- a CDS encoding RNA-binding domain-containing protein translates to MQNNLSLPNEEIIYRGDIYLGKEGAKFWQRPVVVLQNQTLNNLLNTVVVLPLSNLIPRKILATQFILTPKETGLTTVQLLDLAKIVSIPKADLDQRVGTLSPEILKQINTGLSFLTGIAEESEFERQIEQTFRYLYLKEVPYFEDLDHEFKDVTRQTPKNAIRNLSSYATAFLNSRGGSIYYGIDDDGRVTGFKAQRSELDELKKDMYSILETIEPKISGDNYLIRFHEVYLNEEELFPDMYVLEVVVPNRSRLNEVFFDHGSDVYLKLDGIRKKLKGSEIVDFILRKKMP, encoded by the coding sequence GTGCAAAATAATTTGAGTCTTCCTAATGAAGAGATTATTTACCGTGGGGATATATACTTAGGTAAAGAAGGGGCTAAATTTTGGCAGCGTCCCGTGGTTGTTTTACAAAATCAAACACTAAACAATTTGTTGAACACAGTGGTTGTTTTACCTTTAAGTAATTTGATTCCGAGGAAAATTTTAGCAACACAGTTTATTCTAACTCCAAAAGAAACTGGTTTAACAACAGTTCAGTTATTAGATTTAGCGAAAATTGTTAGTATCCCTAAAGCGGATTTAGATCAACGAGTAGGGACATTAAGTCCTGAAATCTTAAAACAAATTAATACAGGTTTATCTTTTTTAACAGGAATTGCTGAAGAAAGTGAGTTTGAGCGTCAAATTGAACAAACTTTTCGTTACCTATATTTAAAAGAGGTCCCCTATTTTGAAGATTTAGATCATGAATTTAAAGATGTAACAAGACAAACACCTAAAAATGCGATTCGGAATTTAAGTAGTTATGCCACCGCTTTTTTAAATAGCCGAGGTGGAAGTATTTATTATGGGATTGATGATGATGGGCGCGTAACAGGATTTAAAGCACAAAGAAGTGAATTAGATGAATTAAAAAAAGATATGTATAGCATTTTAGAAACGATCGAACCTAAAATTAGCGGAGATAATTACTTGATCAGATTTCATGAAGTTTATTTGAATGAAGAAGAACTATTTCCCGATATGTATGTTTTAGAAGTTGTTGTGCCGAATCGAAGTCGCTTAAATGAAGTTTTTTTTGATCATGGCTCAGATGTATATCTTAAGTTAGATGGAATTCGTAAAAAATTAAAAGGCTCAGAAATTGTCGATTTTATTTTAAGAAAAAAAATGCCATAG
- a CDS encoding HD domain-containing protein: MGMHQYIKSLSDLENIIRCPGKFKYEDHSVASHSFKVTQIAQFLGTVEEQAGKEVNWRSLYEKALNHDYTELFIGDIKTPVKYATPALREMLADVEESMMENFVQREIPEEFQAVYLDRLKEGKDGSLEGQILSVADKVDLLYESFGEIQKGNPENVFTEIYEESLKTILEFKHLKSVQYFLEAILPDLLSGDFTNQAQLQKISQKILTDTKI; the protein is encoded by the coding sequence ATGGGGATGCATCAATATATTAAAAGTTTAAGTGATTTAGAAAATATTATTCGTTGTCCAGGTAAATTTAAATATGAGGACCATTCAGTTGCTTCACACTCCTTTAAAGTGACTCAAATTGCTCAATTTTTAGGCACTGTAGAGGAGCAGGCTGGGAAAGAAGTCAATTGGCGTTCGTTATATGAAAAAGCCTTGAATCATGATTATACAGAACTATTTATTGGCGATATTAAAACGCCAGTAAAATATGCAACACCAGCTTTGCGGGAAATGTTAGCAGATGTTGAAGAATCGATGATGGAGAATTTTGTGCAAAGAGAGATTCCAGAAGAGTTTCAAGCAGTTTATTTAGATCGATTGAAAGAAGGAAAAGATGGTAGTTTAGAAGGCCAAATTTTGTCCGTTGCTGATAAAGTTGATTTGCTTTATGAGTCTTTTGGTGAGATTCAAAAAGGTAATCCTGAAAATGTCTTTACAGAAATATATGAAGAGTCTCTTAAAACAATTTTGGAGTTTAAACATTTGAAAAGTGTTCAATATTTTTTAGAGGCTATTTTACCAGATCTTTTAAGTGGTGACTTCACAAATCAAGCTCAATTACAAAAAATTTCTCAGAAAATTTTAACAGATACTAAAATATGA
- the uvrA gene encoding excinuclease ABC subunit UvrA has product MVNDKIVVHGARSHNLKNIDVTIPRDKLVVLTGLSGSGKSSLAFDTLYAEGQRRYVESLSAYARQFLGQMDKPDVDSIDGLSPAISIDQKTTSRNPRSTVGTVTEINDYLRLLYARVGHPICPNDGTEISSQSVEQMVDRVLELPEKTKLQILAPVVVGKKGQHKKVFEMIKREGYVRLRVDQEMYDISEEIELDKNKKHNIEIIIDRIVIKEGIRSRLFDSFEAALRLAEGYAIADIIDGEEMLFSEHYACPYCGFTVGELEPRLFSFNAPFGACPDCDGLGMKLEVDLDLVVPDPNLTLREGAIAPWNPISSNYYPQMLEQACQYFKIDMDKPYKKLTEHQKDFILNGSQGKKFHFHYENDFGGVRDVDIVFEGVVRNLSRRHDETNSDFTRDQMRTYMTELPCQTCHGLRLNRQARSVKINGTDIGEVCELAIGDAVSFFDKITLSDQEKLIAKPILKEVHSRLNFLENVGLEYLTLSRTAGTLSGGEAQRIRLATQIGSNLSGVLYILDEPSIGLHQRDNDRLIGSLKKMRDLGNTLIVVEHDEDTMREADYLIDIGPGAGEKGGEIIASGTPEEVANNPKSLTGDYLSGKKFIPVPEKRRKENLGKIRITGATENNLKNVTVDFPLGRFVAVTGVSGSGKSTLVNSILKRALAKELNRNKHKPGKFKKMTGFEKLEKVINIDQSPIGRTPRSNPATYTSVFDDMRDLFAQTNEAKIRGYKKGRFSFNVKGGRCEACRGDGILKIEMHFLPDVYVPCEVCHGTRYNSETLEVHYKGKNISEILNMTVEEAVEFFEHIPKIHRKLATIVDVGLGYVTLGQPATTLSGGEAQRMKLASELHKKSNGDNFYILDEPTTGLHTDDIARLLVVLNRLVETGNTVLVIEHNLDVIKTADYLIDLGPEGGAGGGMIVAKGTPEDVAKVAESYTGRYLAPILKRDKDRTTKLS; this is encoded by the coding sequence ATGGTAAATGATAAAATTGTTGTTCATGGTGCACGTTCTCATAACTTAAAAAATATTGATGTAACTATTCCTCGCGATAAATTAGTCGTTTTAACAGGGTTATCAGGATCTGGGAAAAGCTCGCTTGCTTTTGATACCTTATATGCTGAAGGGCAGCGTCGTTACGTAGAAAGTTTATCTGCCTATGCTCGTCAGTTTTTAGGTCAGATGGATAAACCCGATGTTGATAGTATTGATGGGCTCAGTCCTGCAATCTCAATTGATCAAAAAACAACAAGCAGAAATCCTCGTTCAACAGTTGGAACAGTTACTGAAATCAATGATTATTTGCGATTGCTTTATGCTCGTGTTGGACATCCGATTTGTCCAAATGATGGAACTGAAATTAGTAGTCAATCGGTTGAACAAATGGTTGACCGTGTACTAGAGTTGCCGGAAAAAACAAAGTTACAAATATTAGCTCCAGTTGTAGTGGGTAAAAAAGGGCAGCATAAAAAAGTTTTTGAGATGATTAAACGTGAAGGTTATGTTCGTTTACGAGTGGATCAAGAGATGTATGATATTTCTGAAGAAATTGAGTTAGATAAAAATAAAAAACATAACATTGAAATTATTATAGACCGGATTGTAATTAAAGAAGGTATCCGTTCCCGTTTATTTGATTCGTTTGAAGCTGCCTTGCGTCTTGCAGAAGGCTATGCCATTGCCGATATTATTGATGGGGAAGAAATGCTGTTTAGCGAACATTATGCATGTCCTTATTGTGGTTTCACAGTTGGAGAACTAGAGCCGCGTTTATTTTCATTTAACGCTCCTTTTGGTGCTTGTCCAGACTGTGACGGCTTGGGAATGAAATTAGAGGTTGATTTAGACTTAGTTGTTCCAGATCCTAATTTAACTCTTCGTGAAGGTGCAATTGCACCATGGAATCCTATTAGTTCGAATTATTATCCGCAAATGCTAGAACAAGCGTGTCAATATTTTAAAATTGATATGGATAAACCTTATAAAAAACTAACTGAACATCAAAAGGATTTTATTCTAAATGGATCTCAAGGAAAGAAATTTCATTTTCATTATGAAAATGATTTTGGTGGCGTTCGAGATGTAGATATTGTTTTTGAAGGTGTTGTACGCAATTTATCACGCCGTCATGATGAAACAAATAGTGATTTTACACGTGATCAAATGCGCACATATATGACTGAATTACCTTGTCAAACGTGTCATGGACTACGCCTTAATCGTCAAGCTCGTTCTGTTAAAATTAATGGAACGGATATTGGAGAAGTTTGTGAGTTAGCAATTGGAGATGCAGTTAGCTTTTTTGACAAAATCACTTTATCTGATCAAGAAAAACTTATTGCTAAACCAATTTTAAAGGAAGTTCACTCAAGGCTCAATTTTCTTGAAAATGTAGGGTTAGAGTATTTAACTTTGAGCCGAACAGCCGGAACATTGTCTGGTGGTGAAGCACAAAGGATTCGTTTAGCAACTCAAATTGGTTCAAATCTTTCAGGTGTATTATATATTTTAGATGAACCTTCAATCGGATTGCATCAAAGAGATAATGACCGTTTAATTGGTTCACTAAAGAAAATGCGTGATTTAGGGAATACATTAATTGTTGTTGAACATGATGAAGATACTATGCGTGAAGCAGATTATCTAATTGATATCGGACCAGGAGCTGGTGAAAAAGGTGGCGAAATCATTGCAAGTGGTACGCCTGAAGAAGTAGCAAATAATCCAAAGTCATTGACGGGAGATTATCTATCGGGTAAAAAATTTATTCCAGTACCAGAAAAACGTCGGAAAGAAAATCTAGGGAAAATTCGGATTACAGGTGCAACTGAAAATAATTTAAAGAATGTTACTGTTGATTTTCCTTTAGGACGATTTGTTGCTGTGACAGGAGTATCTGGTTCAGGTAAAAGTACTTTAGTAAATAGCATTTTGAAGCGAGCGTTAGCGAAGGAGCTAAATCGTAATAAGCATAAACCAGGTAAGTTTAAAAAAATGACCGGGTTTGAAAAGTTAGAAAAAGTCATTAACATTGATCAAAGTCCTATTGGTCGTACACCACGAAGTAATCCGGCAACCTATACAAGCGTTTTTGATGATATGCGTGATTTGTTTGCTCAAACTAATGAAGCTAAAATTCGTGGTTATAAAAAAGGACGTTTTAGTTTTAACGTCAAAGGTGGACGCTGTGAAGCTTGCCGCGGAGATGGAATTTTAAAAATTGAAATGCATTTCTTGCCAGATGTCTATGTTCCTTGTGAGGTTTGTCATGGAACGAGATATAACTCTGAAACACTAGAAGTACACTATAAAGGAAAAAATATTTCTGAGATTTTAAATATGACTGTTGAAGAAGCTGTTGAATTTTTTGAACACATCCCTAAAATTCATCGGAAATTAGCAACAATTGTCGATGTAGGACTGGGCTATGTAACTCTAGGACAGCCTGCTACAACCCTTTCTGGTGGAGAAGCGCAAAGAATGAAGTTAGCGAGTGAGTTGCACAAAAAATCTAATGGCGATAATTTTTATATTTTAGATGAACCTACAACTGGCTTGCATACTGATGATATTGCCAGACTTTTAGTCGTATTAAACCGACTTGTTGAAACTGGGAATACGGTGCTAGTGATTGAACACAATCTAGATGTTATTAAAACAGCTGATTATTTAATTGATTTAGGTCCAGAAGGTGGAGCCGGTGGCGGAATGATTGTTGCTAAAGGAACACCTGAAGATGTAGCGAAGGTAGCTGAAAGTTATACAGGACGCTATTTAGCGCCAATATTAAAACGTGATAAAGATCGTACGACGAAATTAAGCTAG
- a CDS encoding SHOCT-like domain-containing protein, which produces MSQKERILNLVKEGLITAEEALVLLENEAKAPEENKTETFVEEPKESEDWKETVNETVNQVTEKVTEASAHVSKFAKKTLDSVNEHLDWKDLTVKVPHLTSTTFTHQFSYSEVESKVIDLKVFNGDVIFKNGFSSDLKIDVDVKIYGKVDVEEKPLELFLERSTIETKDGILTFHVPSKLVRCNVVVYLPQREYEVRFNRNPITK; this is translated from the coding sequence ATGAGTCAAAAAGAGAGAATTTTAAATTTAGTCAAAGAAGGATTAATTACTGCAGAAGAGGCTTTAGTATTACTAGAGAATGAGGCTAAAGCACCTGAGGAAAATAAGACTGAAACCTTTGTAGAAGAACCAAAAGAATCAGAGGATTGGAAAGAAACTGTGAATGAAACAGTTAATCAAGTAACTGAAAAAGTCACAGAAGCAAGTGCTCATGTGAGTAAATTTGCTAAAAAAACATTAGATTCAGTGAATGAACATTTAGATTGGAAAGATTTAACCGTTAAAGTACCACATTTGACGTCAACAACATTCACTCACCAGTTTAGCTATTCAGAAGTAGAATCAAAAGTTATTGATTTAAAAGTATTTAATGGAGATGTTATTTTCAAAAATGGTTTTAGTTCAGATTTGAAAATTGATGTAGATGTTAAAATTTATGGAAAAGTGGATGTAGAGGAAAAACCTTTAGAACTATTTTTAGAACGTAGCACAATTGAAACGAAAGATGGAATATTAACTTTCCATGTACCAAGTAAATTGGTTCGTTGTAATGTCGTTGTGTATTTGCCACAGAGAGAATATGAAGTCCGTTTTAATCGTAATCCAATTACAAAATAA
- the liaX gene encoding daptomycin-sensing surface protein LiaX codes for MKERERILELVKEGVISTEEALVLLENSAHKEGKAAVKKEQANIQKPILKKAPVAPIPEIKEEKSAEPVLSDIEDVAEEGEARLEQEQNQDRERLEAILEELANEASGYSAKLDETNKVIDDLKEQINAKKEVQMVFETKEELDELSAEEEAEVNILENEIDALEDEVAILEDEKEELEEKLKTVKKQQWGTHKKNITEKFEIPDDWKETATETLNTVGDKVTEAGTQFGKFMKETFSSVIENVDWKDVNIRVPGLATTKFDHDFVYPASEATILDVKVANGDVVFKNWDSEDIKIEAKIKIYGRLDVENPFEAFLERSTIEVNDEHLLFHVPNKRIRSDLTFYLPERTYDHTAVKLLNGNLRFEEFEAKDIYAKSTNGNIVFDRLTATMLETEGVNGNVSVLDSQIRDLLISSINGGITARGDIKSGNLSTVNGTVKATLTGTDLKRLEASSVNGAVKVAIPSNLSVEGTSKTNLGSIQSRLENTEIIKEKKDRTNQFQEFRRVASENILVVKLSTTTGSIMLKDSE; via the coding sequence ATGAAAGAAAGAGAACGAATTTTAGAATTAGTTAAAGAAGGCGTGATTTCAACTGAGGAAGCGCTCGTGTTATTAGAAAACTCAGCTCATAAAGAAGGCAAAGCGGCTGTGAAAAAAGAACAAGCGAATATCCAAAAGCCAATTTTAAAAAAGGCACCAGTTGCTCCAATTCCAGAAATAAAAGAAGAAAAATCAGCTGAACCGGTTTTATCAGATATTGAAGATGTTGCTGAGGAAGGTGAAGCACGTTTAGAACAAGAACAGAATCAAGATCGTGAACGTTTGGAAGCCATTCTTGAGGAGCTAGCAAATGAAGCTTCTGGTTATTCGGCTAAACTAGATGAAACGAATAAAGTTATCGATGATTTGAAAGAACAAATTAACGCTAAAAAAGAAGTACAAATGGTTTTTGAAACAAAAGAAGAGTTAGATGAACTCTCTGCTGAAGAAGAAGCTGAAGTAAACATTTTAGAGAATGAAATTGATGCTTTAGAAGATGAAGTGGCTATTTTAGAAGATGAAAAAGAAGAATTAGAAGAAAAACTAAAAACTGTTAAAAAACAACAATGGGGTACCCATAAAAAAAATATTACAGAAAAATTTGAAATTCCTGATGATTGGAAAGAAACTGCCACTGAAACGTTGAATACAGTTGGGGATAAAGTAACAGAAGCTGGAACTCAATTTGGTAAATTCATGAAAGAAACTTTCTCTTCAGTCATCGAAAATGTCGACTGGAAAGATGTAAATATTCGTGTACCTGGATTAGCTACAACTAAATTTGATCATGATTTTGTTTACCCAGCGAGTGAAGCAACAATCTTAGATGTAAAGGTCGCTAATGGAGATGTTGTCTTTAAAAATTGGGACAGTGAAGATATAAAAATTGAAGCTAAAATCAAAATTTATGGGCGATTAGATGTAGAAAATCCATTCGAAGCTTTCTTAGAACGTAGTACAATTGAAGTCAATGATGAACATTTGTTGTTCCATGTTCCTAATAAACGAATTCGTAGTGATTTAACTTTCTATTTACCTGAAAGAACTTACGATCATACAGCTGTTAAATTATTAAACGGAAATTTACGATTTGAAGAATTCGAAGCTAAAGATATTTATGCAAAATCAACAAACGGCAATATTGTTTTTGATCGTCTAACTGCAACTATGTTAGAAACAGAAGGTGTTAATGGAAATGTATCTGTTTTAGATAGTCAAATTCGTGATTTGTTAATCAGTAGCATTAATGGCGGAATTACGGCTCGCGGGGATATTAAGAGTGGTAATTTATCGACTGTCAACGGAACTGTCAAGGCAACACTTACAGGAACTGATTTAAAACGTTTAGAAGCTAGTTCTGTTAATGGAGCGGTTAAAGTTGCGATACCTTCTAACTTAAGTGTTGAAGGAACATCAAAAACTAATCTTGGATCGATTCAAAGTCGTTTAGAAAACACTGAAATCATTAAAGAGAAAAAAGACCGTACAAACCAGTTCCAAGAATTTAGACGCGTAGCAAGTGAAAATATATTAGTCGTTAAGTTAAGTACAACAACAGGTAGTATTATGTTGAAAGATTCAGAATAA
- a CDS encoding PspC domain-containing protein, translated as MKRLEKSRSNRVISGVLGGIGEYFNIDPTIVRIIFVILTVFGVGSPFLIYIVLAIVMPEAPRKNNEWNGYQGGNPYSNHDFGNTKKEPKRKEAEKVDDNDWSDF; from the coding sequence ATGAAAAGACTAGAAAAATCAAGATCAAATCGAGTTATTAGCGGGGTCTTAGGTGGTATCGGTGAATATTTTAATATTGATCCAACTATTGTTCGTATTATATTTGTCATTTTAACTGTATTTGGAGTAGGCTCACCATTCCTAATCTATATTGTGTTAGCGATTGTTATGCCAGAAGCTCCAAGAAAAAATAATGAATGGAATGGCTACCAAGGTGGCAATCCTTATTCAAATCATGATTTTGGAAATACAAAAAAAGAGCCAAAACGTAAAGAAGCAGAAAAAGTTGATGATAATGACTGGAGTGATTTCTAA
- a CDS encoding phage holin family protein: protein MKLWQGVVINALLFLALSGLFRSTFYVESIWIALAASLVLAILNMAIKPILVILALPITFLTLGLFSIVINAGMLSLTSAIVGSGFHFASFGTAMWVAILLSLSNAVIGKQTTSERY from the coding sequence ATGAAACTATGGCAGGGTGTTGTGATTAATGCACTATTATTCCTAGCATTATCGGGGTTATTCAGAAGCACTTTCTATGTTGAAAGTATCTGGATTGCTTTAGCAGCCAGCTTAGTATTAGCGATTCTCAATATGGCGATTAAGCCGATTTTAGTTATTTTAGCTCTACCAATTACATTTTTAACTTTAGGCTTGTTCAGTATTGTTATTAATGCAGGTATGCTAAGTTTAACCTCAGCTATTGTAGGTAGTGGTTTCCACTTTGCTAGTTTTGGAACAGCTATGTGGGTAGCAATTTTATTGTCGCTATCTAATGCTGTAATTGGGAAACAAACAACTAGTGAGCGTTATTAA
- the hprK gene encoding HPr(Ser) kinase/phosphatase, which produces MTNSVTVKELVEVLRLSVHNGEEQLDRKIVTSDVSRPGLELTGYFNYYPQERVQLFGRTEISFSERMTSEERLIVMRRMCRPNTPAFILSRGLVPPEELIRATTEAGIPLLLSSLTTTRLSSNVTNYLEGKLAERISMHGVLIDVYGLGVLIMGDSGVGKSETALELIQRGHRLVADDRVEIHQQDEQTVVGESPDILRHLIEIRGIGIIDVMNLFGAGAVRSSKTIQLIVNLELWSKEKKFDRLGSGDESTRIFDVDVPKISIPVKTGRNLAIIIEVAAMNFRAKSMGYDATATFEKNLEILIEKNSKENN; this is translated from the coding sequence ATGACCAATAGTGTAACTGTAAAAGAATTAGTTGAAGTTCTTCGTTTAAGTGTACATAACGGGGAAGAACAATTGGATAGAAAAATTGTTACTAGTGATGTCTCACGTCCTGGTTTAGAATTAACAGGTTATTTTAATTATTATCCGCAAGAGCGTGTTCAATTGTTTGGTCGAACAGAAATTTCATTTTCTGAACGAATGACCAGTGAGGAGCGCTTAATTGTGATGCGCCGGATGTGCCGTCCCAATACACCAGCCTTTATTTTATCACGTGGTTTAGTGCCGCCAGAGGAGTTAATTCGAGCAACAACTGAAGCGGGTATCCCTTTACTTCTTTCTAGTTTAACAACGACACGTTTATCTAGTAATGTAACCAATTATTTGGAAGGAAAGTTAGCTGAAAGAATTTCAATGCATGGTGTTTTAATTGATGTTTACGGTTTAGGTGTTTTAATTATGGGAGATAGCGGCGTTGGGAAAAGCGAAACAGCATTAGAATTAATTCAAAGAGGGCATCGTTTAGTTGCTGATGATCGTGTTGAAATTCATCAACAAGATGAGCAAACAGTTGTTGGTGAATCTCCTGATATCTTGCGTCACTTAATTGAAATCCGTGGAATTGGAATTATTGATGTGATGAATTTATTTGGTGCTGGTGCTGTTCGTAGTAGCAAGACAATCCAGTTGATTGTTAATTTAGAATTATGGAGTAAAGAAAAGAAATTTGATCGTTTAGGTAGTGGTGATGAATCAACCCGTATTTTTGATGTAGATGTACCTAAAATTTCGATTCCGGTTAAAACGGGTCGTAACTTAGCAATTATTATTGAAGTAGCAGCAATGAACTTTAGAGCTAAGAGTATGGGCTATGATGCAACAGCAACTTTCGAAAAAAACTTAGAAATTTTAATTGAGAAAAATTCAAAAGAAAACAACTAA
- the lgt gene encoding prolipoprotein diacylglyceryl transferase translates to MSLQLGAIDPIAFSLGGLSVHWYGVIIASAVLLAIFLGTNESEKRGIKGDDIIDMMLWALPISIIGARIYYVIFEWRYYIQHPAEIIAIWNGGIAIYGGLIAGGLTVYWFTKKRGLPFWLVLDIAAPSVIIAQAIGRWGNFVNQEAHGEATTKAFLEGIHIPDFIVNNMNIEGVYYQPTFLYESLWNVLGFILLLILRRRKNLLKRGEVALSYVLWYSFGRFFIEGLRTDSLMLAQTIRVSQLLSILLFVGAILLWIYRRKKYPENPYYLTGAEFAQKN, encoded by the coding sequence ATGAGTTTACAATTAGGTGCAATCGATCCAATTGCTTTTTCATTAGGAGGTCTATCTGTACACTGGTATGGTGTAATTATTGCATCTGCTGTCCTATTAGCGATATTTTTAGGTACAAATGAATCTGAAAAACGTGGTATAAAAGGCGACGACATTATTGATATGATGTTATGGGCATTACCTATTTCGATTATCGGAGCTAGAATTTATTATGTCATTTTTGAATGGCGTTATTATATTCAACATCCTGCTGAAATTATTGCTATTTGGAATGGTGGGATTGCAATATATGGAGGTTTAATTGCTGGAGGTTTAACGGTTTATTGGTTTACTAAAAAGCGTGGTTTGCCTTTCTGGCTAGTCTTAGATATAGCTGCTCCAAGTGTGATTATTGCTCAAGCAATTGGACGTTGGGGAAACTTTGTGAATCAAGAAGCTCATGGTGAAGCTACGACTAAAGCCTTTTTAGAAGGCATACACATTCCTGATTTTATTGTGAATAATATGAATATAGAAGGTGTCTATTACCAACCTACTTTTTTATATGAATCTCTTTGGAATGTACTTGGGTTTATTTTATTATTGATTTTAAGAAGACGTAAAAATTTATTAAAACGCGGTGAAGTAGCATTAAGTTATGTTTTATGGTATTCGTTTGGTCGTTTCTTTATTGAAGGACTTCGAACAGACAGTTTAATGTTAGCTCAAACAATTCGCGTGTCTCAATTGTTATCCATTTTATTATTTGTCGGAGCTATTCTTTTATGGATTTATCGCCGGAAGAAATATCCAGAAAATCCTTATTATTTAACAGGTGCTGAATTCGCACAAAAAAATTAG
- the ppaX gene encoding pyrophosphatase PpaX, protein MAIKTLLFDFDGTLADTNALISHSHLHVLEEYYPGAYNLDSVRAFNGPSLEMVYGSLNPQEKDQMIKKYRAYNERHHDDMVKLFPKVSENLAKLQKHGIQLGVVSTKYNEILTRGLTVLGIKDYFEVIVGGLDYTHPKPNPEPIFVAVEKLSANLNETIMIGDNSHDIESGKNAGIPSVFVAWSEKTLEEIKPYQPDLIVHSMDELTHFVLEENQK, encoded by the coding sequence GTGGCAATAAAAACTCTTTTATTTGATTTTGATGGAACCTTGGCTGATACAAATGCGTTAATTAGTCATTCGCACCTACATGTTTTAGAAGAGTATTATCCAGGTGCATACAACTTAGACAGTGTCAGAGCCTTTAACGGTCCCTCTTTAGAAATGGTTTACGGTTCATTAAACCCTCAAGAAAAAGATCAAATGATTAAAAAGTATCGTGCATATAATGAACGTCACCATGATGACATGGTAAAATTGTTTCCAAAAGTATCTGAAAATTTAGCTAAATTGCAGAAACATGGCATTCAGCTAGGTGTTGTTTCAACTAAATATAATGAAATTTTAACGCGTGGCTTAACAGTATTGGGAATCAAAGATTATTTTGAAGTTATTGTAGGTGGTCTTGATTATACACATCCCAAACCAAATCCAGAACCTATTTTTGTAGCTGTTGAAAAGTTATCTGCAAATTTAAATGAGACAATCATGATTGGAGATAACTCCCATGATATTGAATCTGGTAAAAACGCAGGAATTCCAAGTGTTTTTGTTGCTTGGTCAGAAAAAACTTTGGAAGAAATCAAACCTTATCAACCGGATTTAATTGTTCATTCAATGGATGAGTTGACACATTTTGTGCTTGAGGAAAACCAGAAATAA